Proteins co-encoded in one Streptomyces sp. NBC_01283 genomic window:
- a CDS encoding BTAD domain-containing putative transcriptional regulator, with amino-acid sequence MATTGAALRIQLLGPVRAWRDGAEMALGPPKQRAVLSLLASRPGDIMGVENIVDAVWGSDVPQTAVNGVHTYVAGLRRVLEPGRAGRAGGTVLTSESGGYCLRVDPADVDVTRFTRTLGEARRSRGRGDVDATLRLYEQTLAYWHGEALFRIPGPFAAVERDRLRDLRLTAVEERAADMLAAGHHAELVTELPGTVSEEPLRERLRWLLILALYRSGRRAHALWMYEEIRDLLIRELGIEPGVDLRTLHEQILSGHPELLAPGGDTGSPRAAHPGRLLRGTPRPVQLPSLPRGFVGRTEELARLEQAVRGESARGGPTTPAVVVGGAPGVGKTALVLQLAHRLVDCFPDGQLYVDLRGADLEGGPASAADALAQLLGSLGVDGARVPPDSAARTALYRSLLHGQRMLVVLDDAHSAEQVRPLIPRGSSGVLATSRQHLGGLATDEGAYLDTIGPLTVGEGARLLALLSGGRLEERNPAAERLVALCGGLPLPLRIVAQWLAAHPGAPLSALIERYTDVLGRVEPVSALNGAAMDGAVVDGAVVDLSRVVEAS; translated from the coding sequence ATGGCGACCACGGGAGCGGCCTTGCGCATTCAGCTCCTCGGGCCGGTACGTGCCTGGCGCGACGGGGCGGAGATGGCGCTGGGTCCGCCCAAGCAGCGGGCGGTACTGAGCCTGCTGGCGAGTCGGCCGGGCGACATCATGGGCGTGGAGAACATCGTGGACGCGGTGTGGGGCAGCGACGTCCCGCAGACGGCCGTGAACGGTGTGCACACCTATGTGGCAGGGCTGCGCCGGGTGCTGGAGCCCGGACGGGCCGGGCGGGCGGGCGGCACGGTGCTCACCTCCGAGTCCGGCGGGTACTGCCTGCGGGTGGACCCCGCGGACGTGGATGTCACGCGCTTCACCCGGACTCTGGGTGAAGCGCGCAGATCACGCGGTCGGGGTGACGTCGATGCCACGCTGCGGCTGTACGAGCAGACCCTGGCGTACTGGCACGGCGAGGCGCTGTTCAGGATCCCCGGCCCCTTCGCCGCGGTGGAGCGCGACCGGCTGCGGGACCTGCGGCTGACGGCCGTGGAGGAGCGGGCCGCCGACATGCTGGCGGCCGGTCACCACGCCGAGCTGGTCACCGAACTGCCGGGAACGGTGTCCGAGGAACCGCTGCGCGAGAGGCTGCGCTGGCTGCTGATCCTCGCGCTCTACCGCAGCGGGCGCCGGGCCCACGCGCTGTGGATGTACGAGGAGATCCGGGATCTGCTGATCCGGGAACTCGGCATAGAGCCCGGTGTCGACCTGCGCACGCTCCACGAGCAGATCCTGTCCGGGCACCCCGAACTCCTCGCGCCCGGCGGCGACACCGGCTCTCCGCGTGCCGCGCACCCCGGGCGGCTGCTGCGCGGCACACCCAGACCGGTCCAACTCCCGTCCCTGCCACGCGGGTTCGTCGGCCGCACCGAGGAACTGGCGCGGCTGGAGCAGGCAGTGCGGGGCGAGAGCGCCCGCGGTGGCCCGACGACGCCGGCCGTGGTGGTCGGCGGCGCGCCAGGCGTGGGCAAGACGGCGCTCGTGCTGCAACTGGCACACCGCCTGGTCGACTGCTTCCCCGACGGACAGTTGTACGTGGACCTTCGGGGCGCCGACCTGGAGGGGGGCCCGGCGAGCGCCGCGGACGCCCTGGCGCAACTCCTGGGCAGCCTGGGCGTGGACGGCGCACGGGTGCCGCCGGATTCGGCCGCCCGCACTGCCCTCTACCGGAGTCTGCTGCACGGCCAGCGGATGCTGGTGGTGCTGGACGACGCGCACAGTGCCGAGCAGGTGCGGCCGCTCATCCCGCGAGGTTCGTCCGGTGTCCTGGCCACGAGCCGGCAGCACCTCGGCGGGCTCGCGACGGACGAGGGCGCGTACCTGGACACGATCGGGCCGCTGACCGTCGGGGAGGGCGCGCGGCTGCTGGCCCTGCTCAGCGGGGGGCGGCTGGAAGAGCGGAACCCGGCCGCCGAGCGGCTGGTGGCGCTGTGCGGGGGGCTCCCGCTGCCGCTGCGCATCGTCGCCCAGTGGCTCGCGGCCCATCCCGGTGCCCCGCTGAGCGCACTGATCGAGCGGTATACCGACGTACTTGGCCGCGTCGAACCGGTCTCGGCCTTGAACGGTGCGGCGATGGACGGCGCGGTGGTGGACGGCGCGGTGGTGGACCTGTCCCGTGTCGTCGAGGCGTCGTGA
- a CDS encoding ScbR family autoregulator-binding transcription factor, which translates to MVKQERAVRTRRALVTAAADGFSRAGYGPASLLDISRHAGVTSGALHFHFPTKAALASAVMTAAAQRLHELVELCETRMRSGDALQLLVDAGHELTLQLREDVVLRAGFDLEGDPGSPKDIGEVRRLWHVWISATLEKADEAGELRQEVSADQVASVVFACTVGFQILSRRDPTWVSRRVQTRFWSVMLPRIAVSRQGLSAAGS; encoded by the coding sequence ATGGTCAAGCAGGAACGTGCCGTGCGTACCCGCAGAGCGCTGGTCACCGCTGCCGCGGACGGCTTCAGCCGGGCGGGCTACGGTCCTGCCTCACTGCTGGACATCAGCCGCCACGCCGGCGTCACCAGCGGAGCTCTGCACTTCCATTTCCCGACCAAAGCGGCGCTCGCCTCCGCGGTCATGACAGCCGCGGCGCAGCGACTTCACGAGCTCGTGGAGCTGTGCGAGACGCGGATGCGGTCCGGCGACGCGCTGCAGCTTCTGGTCGACGCGGGGCATGAACTGACACTGCAGCTGAGAGAAGACGTGGTGTTGCGGGCCGGATTCGACCTCGAGGGCGACCCCGGGTCCCCGAAGGACATCGGAGAGGTGCGCCGTCTCTGGCACGTGTGGATCAGCGCGACGCTCGAAAAGGCGGACGAGGCGGGGGAGCTGCGGCAGGAGGTGTCGGCCGACCAGGTGGCGAGCGTCGTGTTCGCGTGCACGGTTGGTTTCCAGATACTCAGCAGACGGGATCCGACCTGGGTCTCGCGACGTGTGCAGACGCGCTTCTGGTCCGTGATGCTCCCGCGGATCGCGGTCAGCCGGCAAGGCCTGAGCGCTGCGGGCTCCTGA
- a CDS encoding SDR family NAD(P)-dependent oxidoreductase has protein sequence MAIDFGLEGSVAIVTGGGSRASGVGNGRAAAVLLAEAGAHVVVVDSAARNMAETRSLMAERGKDALLVTADVTSPQECADVVARTWDTFGRLDILVNNVGVAGPPGTVVDLDLHAWDQCLGLNLTSMMLMSRAAIPRMRTGGGGSIVNMSSAVALVGGHPEVAYPTTKAAVIGLTKTMAAHHGPEGIRVNAIAPGYVYTPMVHSQGVDDGAREQRRQAAPLGIEGTGWDVGDAVLFLAGPRSRWITGAVLPVDAGLTATLGLGGAPSVTSVPGPLTAPEV, from the coding sequence ATGGCCATTGATTTCGGTCTTGAGGGTTCGGTTGCGATCGTCACCGGCGGCGGCTCGCGTGCGTCGGGCGTCGGAAACGGCAGGGCGGCCGCGGTGCTGCTCGCGGAGGCCGGGGCGCACGTGGTCGTGGTCGACTCCGCCGCGCGGAACATGGCCGAGACGCGGAGCCTGATGGCGGAGCGGGGCAAGGACGCCCTTCTGGTGACCGCGGATGTGACCAGCCCGCAGGAGTGCGCCGATGTGGTCGCGCGGACGTGGGACACCTTCGGCAGACTCGACATCCTGGTGAACAACGTCGGCGTCGCGGGCCCGCCCGGAACCGTCGTCGACCTGGACCTGCATGCCTGGGACCAGTGTCTTGGCCTCAACCTGACGTCGATGATGCTGATGTCCCGGGCCGCCATCCCCCGCATGCGCACGGGCGGCGGGGGATCGATCGTCAACATGTCCTCCGCGGTCGCTCTCGTCGGCGGCCACCCGGAGGTGGCCTACCCCACGACGAAAGCAGCGGTCATCGGACTCACCAAGACCATGGCCGCGCACCACGGTCCCGAGGGGATCCGTGTGAACGCGATCGCTCCCGGTTACGTCTACACCCCGATGGTCCACTCCCAGGGAGTGGACGACGGCGCCCGCGAACAGCGACGGCAGGCGGCGCCGCTGGGGATCGAGGGCACGGGCTGGGACGTCGGTGACGCCGTGCTGTTCCTGGCCGGCCCGCGGTCGCGATGGATCACGGGTGCCGTGCTTCCCGTCGATGCCGGACTCACCGCGACGCTCGGCTTAGGTGGCGCCCCCTCGGTGACCTCGGTGCCCGGCCCGCTCACGGCGCCCGAGGTGTGA
- a CDS encoding class I adenylate-forming enzyme family protein, which translates to MAIIDFFDRGWRHAPDSVAYVCGERSWTFDEAGALSCRVSHALLRAGCAQGTKVGVLSPNDARAWIGVLGIWRAGAAWVPLNPTTPPADLRRVIETFDCEVLFFHSSMASAVAGLAPSLAKVTQYVCIDDAAAGAPSLSQWTAGLPATPPDVRYAMDDVVAISSTGGTTGAPKGVMNTHRSLSTCLAHLMMAFQYGADDPIVDLAALPISHASGVISLAATARGGTVVFLPGAEPTAILDAIERHRVTELFLAPTVVYRLMEAPGLTGRDLTSLRYLLYAAAPMSAEKLRRAIDLFGPVLMECYGQVEAFAGVSFMRPDEHFAAGAIAPEGRLASCGRPYPLVAVEIQDNSGRRVPAGESGEICVRGDLVMKGYYAAPEKTAETIVDGWLHTGDIGHFDADGYLFITDRKKDMIISGGLNIYPSEIEQVIWSHPAVQDCAVIGVPHEDWGEAVTAVVEPNPGDRVSADELIALCRKTLGGIRAPKRVDFVTSLPRSANGKVLKRAVRETYWAGRSRQV; encoded by the coding sequence GTGGCGATCATCGATTTCTTCGACCGCGGCTGGCGGCACGCTCCGGACTCGGTCGCCTATGTGTGCGGCGAGCGGAGCTGGACGTTCGACGAGGCGGGGGCACTGTCGTGCCGGGTCTCACACGCCCTGTTGCGGGCGGGGTGCGCTCAAGGGACCAAGGTCGGTGTCCTGTCACCCAACGATGCGCGTGCCTGGATCGGCGTGCTGGGCATCTGGCGGGCCGGTGCGGCCTGGGTGCCGCTGAACCCCACCACTCCCCCGGCAGACCTGCGGCGGGTGATCGAGACGTTCGACTGTGAAGTGCTGTTCTTCCACAGTTCGATGGCGTCGGCCGTGGCTGGGCTGGCTCCCTCCCTGGCGAAGGTCACGCAGTACGTGTGTATCGACGACGCGGCGGCCGGTGCCCCCTCGCTGTCGCAGTGGACCGCGGGCTTGCCCGCGACGCCACCGGACGTGCGATACGCGATGGACGACGTGGTGGCCATCTCCTCGACCGGCGGTACGACCGGTGCGCCCAAGGGCGTGATGAACACTCACCGGTCCCTGTCCACCTGTCTCGCACATCTGATGATGGCGTTCCAGTACGGCGCCGACGACCCGATCGTCGATCTCGCGGCGCTGCCCATCAGCCATGCCTCCGGCGTGATCAGCCTCGCCGCCACGGCGCGCGGCGGCACGGTGGTCTTCCTGCCCGGGGCCGAGCCGACGGCGATCCTCGACGCGATCGAGCGGCACCGGGTCACCGAGCTCTTCCTCGCCCCCACGGTCGTCTACCGGCTGATGGAGGCGCCGGGGCTCACGGGTCGGGACCTGACCTCGCTTCGTTATCTGCTGTACGCCGCGGCTCCGATGTCCGCGGAGAAGCTGCGGCGGGCCATCGATCTGTTCGGGCCGGTCCTGATGGAGTGTTACGGCCAGGTGGAGGCGTTCGCGGGGGTCTCTTTCATGCGCCCCGACGAGCACTTCGCCGCCGGGGCCATAGCGCCGGAGGGGCGGCTGGCATCCTGCGGCCGGCCCTACCCCCTGGTCGCCGTCGAGATCCAGGACAACAGCGGACGGCGGGTCCCCGCGGGCGAGTCCGGGGAGATCTGTGTCCGCGGGGATCTCGTCATGAAGGGTTACTACGCGGCGCCTGAGAAGACGGCCGAGACCATCGTCGACGGCTGGCTGCACACCGGCGACATCGGTCACTTCGACGCGGACGGCTATCTGTTCATCACCGACCGCAAGAAGGACATGATCATTTCTGGTGGGCTGAACATCTACCCGAGTGAGATCGAGCAGGTGATCTGGAGTCACCCGGCAGTGCAGGACTGCGCCGTGATCGGTGTTCCGCACGAGGACTGGGGAGAGGCCGTCACCGCGGTGGTCGAGCCCAATCCGGGCGACCGGGTCTCCGCCGACGAGCTGATCGCGTTGTGCAGGAAGACGCTGGGCGGTATCCGCGCGCCCAAGCGGGTGGACTTCGTCACCTCGCTGCCGCGCAGCGCGAACGGCAAGGTCCTCAAGCGGGCCGTGCGCGAGACCTATTGGGCCGGCCGTAGCCGGCAGGTCTGA
- a CDS encoding ParB/RepB/Spo0J family partition protein yields the protein MNPELEMPQEALMLDVLTAAAQPASPASGATRLPMTELVPIANLVTTDSPRVAGKDAEHVEVLAQTEKALPPIVVHRPTMRLIDGLHRLQAAVQRGEDHIEVRYVEGSTEDAFILAVQLNAEHGMPLSRRDRVAAAERIIGTHAHWSDRRIAEVTGLAPATVSTLRRRSTGQGDQLNTRTGRDGRSRPVNSAAGRQRAGQIIAERPNASLREIAHEAGIALATARDVRLRIRDGKDPVLPKLRDAAKDNVLPEQRTVRGRAEADEAERGGRARLEPAEVSDAERFAKLRKDPSLRFSEAGRVLLQLLSTNALDNEKWRWLVSAVPEHRHADIARAARRCGERWLTFADGLEHGGGVRRGRAV from the coding sequence GTGAACCCGGAACTGGAGATGCCCCAGGAGGCGCTCATGCTCGACGTGTTGACGGCAGCAGCCCAACCCGCATCACCAGCATCTGGCGCCACTCGCCTGCCGATGACGGAACTGGTGCCCATCGCAAACCTGGTGACCACGGACTCGCCACGTGTCGCGGGGAAGGACGCGGAGCACGTCGAGGTGCTGGCGCAGACGGAGAAGGCGCTGCCGCCCATCGTGGTCCACCGGCCGACCATGCGGCTCATCGACGGCCTGCACCGACTCCAGGCGGCAGTTCAGCGGGGCGAGGACCACATCGAGGTCCGGTACGTGGAGGGCTCGACCGAGGACGCCTTCATACTGGCCGTCCAGCTCAATGCCGAGCACGGCATGCCGTTGTCGCGCAGGGACCGGGTCGCGGCCGCCGAGCGCATCATCGGCACCCACGCGCACTGGTCGGACCGGCGCATAGCGGAAGTGACCGGCCTCGCGCCCGCCACCGTCTCCACGCTGCGCAGGCGTTCAACCGGGCAAGGCGATCAATTGAACACGCGAACCGGACGTGATGGCCGTTCCCGCCCGGTCAACAGCGCTGCAGGCCGGCAGCGTGCGGGCCAGATCATCGCCGAACGCCCGAACGCCTCGCTGCGTGAGATCGCCCATGAGGCGGGCATCGCTCTGGCCACCGCCCGGGACGTCCGGCTGCGCATCCGTGACGGCAAGGACCCGGTGCTGCCGAAGCTGCGTGATGCCGCGAAGGACAACGTACTTCCGGAGCAGCGCACCGTGCGCGGACGGGCGGAGGCGGACGAGGCGGAGCGTGGCGGACGCGCCCGGCTGGAGCCGGCCGAAGTCTCGGACGCGGAACGCTTCGCGAAGCTCCGCAAGGACCCCTCGCTGCGCTTCTCCGAGGCGGGCAGGGTGCTTCTGCAGCTCCTTTCGACCAACGCGCTCGACAACGAGAAGTGGCGGTGGCTGGTGAGCGCGGTGCCAGAACACCGGCACGCCGACATCGCGCGGGCCGCACGACGCTGCGGGGAGCGCTGGCTCACCTTCGCCGACGGGCTCGAGCACGGCGGCGGCGTACGCCGGGGCCGGGCGGTGTGA
- a CDS encoding AMP-binding protein, whose translation MATSVKVSEGRTSRCGGSGAGIAATVLDVIGDRLASYRGTEAVNRGGAEGLSCTALWERAEAIAGELADAGVRRGHVVSVLLPRTTDTVAALLGVWLAGAVYVPLDPAFPAERTEYILRDCGSTVLLTHSGLGEPFAAMGRIGRMGPMGPHVIALDAPLRHTGRRPRAASVRPAVGDLAYIVYTPGSPGRPKGVQVTHRSLLNCTLRIAEMLRLGPGDVVTNVVSPALGASLTDYLVPLLSGAGICLAPQDALADAGRLGRIIEDSGTTVLQAPPVTWQILREGEWCPSGAFTALSGGQALPADLAAWIRDRCTTGIHLYGPAETTICVSAQDLSLVDLAAVHTVPLGAPIAGVTLHVLDEDGALAPAGVPGELCVSGVALARGYLNRPAETGRVFVPHPFRRGERMYRTGDLVQRHRNGSLELLGRMDHQAALTGNPAFRNGSGPLLADRPGTINPRLGSTTLTPGTGDGTNVVAGTDQLPEPARNRADWYVRRR comes from the coding sequence ATGGCTACCTCGGTCAAGGTGAGTGAAGGCAGGACGTCCCGGTGCGGCGGGAGCGGTGCCGGCATCGCCGCGACGGTCCTCGACGTCATCGGCGACCGGCTTGCGTCGTATCGCGGCACCGAGGCGGTCAACCGCGGTGGCGCGGAGGGACTTTCCTGCACCGCGCTGTGGGAGCGCGCCGAAGCGATAGCCGGGGAACTGGCGGACGCCGGGGTGCGGCGCGGGCACGTCGTGTCCGTCCTGCTGCCCCGGACGACCGACACGGTCGCCGCGCTGCTCGGCGTCTGGCTGGCCGGGGCCGTCTACGTACCGCTGGATCCGGCGTTTCCCGCCGAGCGGACCGAGTACATCCTGCGCGACTGCGGCAGCACCGTCCTGCTGACCCACTCCGGTCTCGGCGAGCCTTTCGCCGCAATGGGTCGAATCGGTCGAATGGGTCCGATGGGCCCTCACGTCATCGCACTGGACGCACCGCTGCGGCACACGGGCCGCCGCCCCCGTGCCGCGTCGGTGCGTCCGGCCGTCGGTGACCTCGCGTACATCGTCTATACGCCGGGTTCGCCCGGCCGCCCCAAAGGCGTTCAGGTCACCCACCGGTCGCTGCTCAACTGCACCCTGCGGATCGCGGAGATGCTGCGGCTCGGCCCCGGAGACGTGGTCACCAACGTCGTCAGCCCGGCGCTCGGCGCGTCGTTGACCGACTATCTGGTGCCCCTGCTGAGCGGCGCCGGCATCTGCCTGGCGCCCCAGGACGCCCTGGCCGACGCGGGGCGACTGGGCCGGATCATCGAGGACAGCGGCACCACCGTCCTGCAGGCCCCGCCCGTCACCTGGCAGATCCTGCGGGAGGGCGAGTGGTGTCCGTCCGGCGCCTTCACCGCCCTGAGCGGCGGCCAGGCACTGCCCGCCGACCTGGCCGCCTGGATCCGCGACCGCTGCACCACAGGCATCCATCTGTACGGTCCCGCGGAGACGACGATCTGTGTCTCGGCGCAGGACCTGTCCCTCGTCGACCTCGCCGCGGTGCACACCGTCCCCCTGGGCGCCCCGATCGCAGGCGTCACCCTCCACGTCCTGGACGAGGACGGCGCCCTCGCGCCGGCCGGCGTCCCGGGCGAGCTGTGCGTGTCCGGGGTGGCGTTGGCGCGCGGCTATCTGAACCGGCCCGCGGAGACCGGGCGCGTGTTCGTGCCGCACCCCTTCCGCCGCGGCGAGCGCATGTACCGCACCGGCGACCTGGTGCAGCGCCACCGCAACGGGTCCCTGGAACTTCTCGGGCGCATGGACCACCAGGCGGCCCTCACCGGCAACCCCGCCTTTCGGAACGGGTCCGGCCCACTGCTCGCCGACCGGCCGGGCACCATCAACCCCCGGCTCGGCAGTACCACGTTGACCCCGGGAACCGGTGACGGCACCAACGTCGTCGCCGGCACGGATCAGCTCCCGGAGCCGGCCCGCAACCGTGCGGACTGGTACGTCAGGAGGCGGTGA
- a CDS encoding response regulator transcription factor: protein MGIDVLVSDDLHLSGFALAALLDRDEEVRVVGPVESNFAALQFAETYRPDVAVISFEGEDSDAVSVAEKIANLGCRSMLLATAVTRSIVRQAFAGGIAGIVERSVSPRQFVDAIHRVHQGERVFDAELTVAALSNSDCPLSAREFSVLEHVARGDTVPEIAARMHLSQGTVRNYLSSMVTKLGARNRIDALRIARDSRWI from the coding sequence ATGGGAATCGATGTTCTGGTGTCTGATGACCTGCATCTGTCCGGCTTCGCGCTGGCCGCACTGCTCGACCGGGACGAGGAAGTCCGCGTCGTCGGCCCGGTGGAAAGCAACTTTGCCGCGCTGCAGTTCGCCGAGACCTATCGGCCGGATGTGGCGGTCATCAGCTTCGAGGGTGAGGACAGCGACGCGGTCTCTGTCGCCGAGAAGATCGCGAATCTGGGCTGTCGGAGCATGCTGCTGGCCACGGCGGTGACGCGGTCGATCGTCCGCCAGGCCTTCGCGGGCGGCATCGCCGGCATCGTCGAGCGCAGCGTGTCACCACGCCAGTTCGTCGATGCCATCCACCGCGTGCATCAGGGCGAGAGGGTCTTCGACGCGGAGCTGACCGTGGCGGCGCTGAGCAACAGCGACTGCCCGCTCAGCGCGCGCGAGTTCTCCGTGCTCGAGCACGTCGCCCGGGGGGACACGGTCCCCGAGATAGCGGCCCGGATGCATCTCTCGCAAGGCACCGTGCGCAACTACCTCTCCTCCATGGTGACAAAGCTGGGGGCACGCAACCGAATCGACGCGTTGCGCATCGCACGGGACTCGCGCTGGATCTGA
- a CDS encoding ScbA/BarX family gamma-butyrolactone biosynthesis protein — translation MALLVRQQEHTDTPVLRAAQDLPKLTTTVPREYVHRAAHAEVFLTGCRRLDGDRFALTGQWPRAHTFFTDAEGKRHDPTQAAETIRQVGLLLAHSEFGVPLGHQFLLRDMEYSVSPDNLDIGTGPSELTLQAICTDVKWRGSRVTQFAMAITIERDGRPAASGSGHFTCIAPAAYNRLRGAGRVDTGTAPTPRPRIVDPRRVGRSAAVDVVLSPTDQDGRWLLSPDRSHPILFEHGGDHVPGMVLIEAARQAACELKGDTFEPVQVSTEFHQYAEFDSPCWIEAVTVAPARAGMRSVHVTGHQGDNLVFSARLTGYRRESDAPGDRLAGNDAP, via the coding sequence ATGGCCCTGCTCGTCCGCCAGCAAGAGCACACCGACACTCCCGTTCTGCGGGCCGCCCAGGACCTGCCGAAACTCACCACCACGGTGCCCCGGGAGTACGTGCACCGTGCCGCGCACGCCGAGGTGTTCCTCACCGGATGCCGCCGCCTGGACGGCGACCGCTTCGCACTCACGGGGCAGTGGCCGCGTGCCCACACCTTCTTCACCGACGCGGAGGGCAAGCGCCACGACCCCACGCAGGCGGCGGAGACCATACGCCAAGTCGGGCTGCTGCTGGCTCACTCGGAGTTCGGCGTGCCCCTGGGGCACCAGTTCCTGCTGCGCGACATGGAGTACTCCGTGTCCCCCGACAACCTGGACATAGGCACCGGCCCCAGTGAACTGACACTCCAGGCCATCTGCACCGACGTGAAGTGGAGGGGCAGCCGCGTCACGCAGTTCGCCATGGCGATCACCATCGAGCGCGACGGACGCCCCGCGGCCTCCGGCAGCGGGCACTTCACCTGCATCGCCCCTGCCGCCTACAACCGGCTGCGCGGAGCGGGACGCGTCGATACCGGCACCGCGCCGACACCCCGCCCCCGCATCGTCGACCCGCGACGGGTGGGCCGCTCGGCCGCCGTCGATGTCGTCCTGTCACCCACCGACCAGGACGGCCGCTGGCTGCTCAGCCCGGACCGGAGCCACCCCATCCTGTTCGAGCACGGTGGCGATCACGTACCGGGAATGGTGTTGATCGAGGCGGCACGGCAGGCGGCCTGCGAGCTGAAGGGCGACACGTTCGAGCCTGTCCAGGTCAGCACCGAGTTCCACCAGTACGCTGAATTCGACTCACCGTGCTGGATAGAGGCGGTGACGGTGGCGCCCGCACGAGCGGGCATGCGCAGCGTCCACGTCACCGGACATCAGGGGGACAACCTCGTCTTCAGCGCCCGGCTGACCGGCTATCGCCGTGAAAGCGACGCACCGGGCGACCGCTTGGCCGGGAACGACGCGCCATGA
- a CDS encoding ScbR family autoregulator-binding transcription factor, giving the protein MAQQERALRTRRAILTAAAEVFDDFGYEAATMSQILRRAGVTKGALYFHFTSKEQLASEVLHENAQVPAVPPQRLKLQEAADRGLLLAYLMVRDPVLRGGVRLALEQVGQDRLERNVPFLDWAEESLRLLQLAKSAGELQPHIDPGELSEVFVGAFAGTQLMSHALSGRADLNERVVALYRVLLAGIAAPGVMAELDVTECRGARVEKAIRALHPSVRSQSA; this is encoded by the coding sequence TTGGCGCAACAGGAGCGGGCACTCCGGACCCGACGCGCGATCCTGACCGCCGCGGCCGAGGTATTCGACGACTTCGGCTACGAGGCCGCGACGATGTCGCAGATCCTGCGGCGTGCCGGCGTCACCAAGGGCGCACTGTACTTCCACTTCACCTCCAAGGAGCAGCTCGCGAGTGAGGTGCTGCACGAGAATGCGCAGGTCCCCGCTGTTCCGCCGCAGAGGCTGAAGCTGCAGGAGGCCGCCGACCGGGGCTTGTTGCTCGCCTATCTGATGGTGCGTGACCCCGTGCTCCGGGGTGGTGTCCGGCTCGCCCTCGAACAGGTCGGACAGGACAGACTGGAACGCAACGTGCCGTTCCTGGACTGGGCCGAGGAGAGTCTGCGGCTGCTCCAACTGGCCAAGTCCGCTGGAGAGTTGCAGCCTCACATCGATCCAGGTGAGCTCTCCGAGGTGTTCGTCGGGGCATTCGCCGGGACGCAGCTCATGTCCCACGCGCTGTCGGGGCGAGCGGACCTGAATGAACGCGTGGTCGCCCTCTACCGCGTTCTGCTGGCGGGAATCGCCGCCCCGGGCGTCATGGCCGAACTGGACGTCACCGAGTGCCGCGGCGCCCGTGTGGAGAAGGCCATCCGGGCTCTGCACCCTTCCGTGCGCTCCCAGTCGGCGTGA